The nucleotide sequence TGTGTTTCTAGAACTTCCCGATGTGGGAAGTGCCCTGGAACAAGGGGAAACCTTTGGCACCATTGAATCGGTAAAAGCGGTTGAAGATCTGCACGCACCTGTATCGGGAACGGTGATTGATCGCAATGAAGCGCTCCTGGATACCCCTGAACAAATTGCAGATGATCCCTATGGTGATGCATGGCTATTAAAGGTACGGGTTGATGATCCGGACGAAGCGGACGAATCGACCCTTTCCGCAGAGGAGTATCGTACTCAAGTGGAGGGTGACTAGATCAACCTGGGGCGATCGCCAGTGCGGAAGTCCTGAAGATGTTGCAAAATAGTCAAAAGTTAACGTTTTGTAGCACACCCAGGACTGCCCATGCCTTCCCATTGTTCTGATTTTGCCCACGTTCCATCTGAGCATGATGCACCGGAGCTATCGGTCACATCAGAGTTGAGGGGATTGGATTATAGTTCCGCTAACCATCCGACGAGCGCTAAAGCCGATTTAGATGTTCTGCAAGCGTGGAGTCTGGAGAACCAGCAACACGCCTCCGTGGAGTTCAGCCAGCGGCACATTGGCCCGACGGACGCAGAACTCGACCAAATGCTGAAGGTTTTGGGCTATGCCGCCTTGGATGATCTGACTGATGATGCCGTTCCAGCCGGGATTCGGCTAGGGCAATCGCTCCAACTTGATTCAGCACGAACAGAAGTAGAGGCACTTTCAGAGTTAAAGGCGATCGCTCGTCAAAACCAGGTGTTCCGATCCTTTATCGGCATGGGCTACGCCAACTGCATCACTCCGGGGGTGATTCAGCGCAATATTCTGGAAAATCCAGGTTGGTACACTCAATACACCCCGTATCAGCCGGAAATTGCCCAGGGTCGCCTAGAAGCCTTGTTGAACTTCCAAACGATGGTTAGCGATCTGACCGGATTGGAGATTGCTAATGCCTCGCTCCTGGATGAAGGAACAGCGGCGGCAGAGGCGATGGCGATGAGCTATGGGTTAAGCAAAACGAAGGCGACCGCTTTTTGGGTATCGTGCCACTGCCACCCCCAAACCATTGAAGTTCTGCAAACTCGCGCCGAGCCTCTGGGAATCGCGATGATTGTGGGCGATCACCAATCTTTTGATCCCGATCAGCTTGAACAGCCGATTTTTGGGGCACTGGTGCAGTATCCCGCTACCAATGGCGCAATTTTCGACTACAGTGCCTTTGTCCAACAGATTCACGACCTGGGGGGACTCGTCACCGTAGCGGCGGATCTCCTGAGCTTGACCCTGCTGAAACCGCCCGCTGAGTTTGGAGCAGATATCGCCATCGGCAACACCCAGCGCTTCGGGGTGCCCCTGGGATACGGTGGCCCCCATGCCGCCTACTTCGCTACAAAGGAAGCCTTCAAACGGCAAATTCCGGGTCGTTTAGTCGGCGTGTCTAAAGATGCGGAGGGTCAACCCGCCTTGCGCCTAGCCTTGCAAACCCGTGAACAGCACATTCGCCGCGATCGCGCCACGAGCAACATTTGTACAGCGCAGGTTCTCCTCGCCATTATTGCCAGTATGTATGCCGTGTATCATGGCTCAGCCGGGTTGAAAGCGATCGCCACCCGGATTCATCAACGCACTCTACTTCTGGCAGCAGGGTTGGAGGGACTGGGGTATGCCCTAGGACAGAACCCTGTGTTTGATACGGTGACTGTCGAAGTCGGAGATCAGCAAGCGGAGATTTTAGAACGGGCGATCGCGCAACGGATTAACCTTCGTCCGTTGGGCACTCAAAGCATCGGCATTTCCCTGGATGAAACCACGACTCTGGACGATGTGGTGGATCTGCTCACCATCTTTGCCAACGGGCGATCGCTCCCGGCATTGCCAACCCCAAATCAGATCGAAACCCATGCGTTGGCGATCGCGCAAAGTAACCTCCAGCGTCAGTCAGAGTACTTAACCCATCCGGTCTTCAACACCTATCACTCTGAAACTGAGCTGCTGCGCTATATCTATCGCCTCCAGGTGAAGGATCTCTCCCTGGCAACTGCCATGATTCCCCTAGGATCTTGCACGATGAAGCTCAACGCCACGGCGGAAATGATCCCGATTACCTGGCCAGAATTTTCCCAGATCCATCCCTTTGCCCCAGTCGAGCAAGCCCAGGGATACCGAACCCTATTTCGCCAGTTGGAAACCTGGCTGGCGGAGATTACCGGATTTGCCGGAATTTCCCTCCAGCCTAATGCTGGATCCCAAGGAGAATATGCCGGACTGTTGGTGATTCGTGCCTATCACCACCATCGCGGCGAGGGCGATCGCAACGTGTGTCTGATCCCCGAATCGGCCCACGGGACGAATCCAGCCAGTGCCGTGATGGCGGGGATGAAGGTGGTAGCGATCGCCTGCGATCACGATGGCAATATTGACATTGCAGACCTGCGGGCGAAGGCGGAAAAACACCGGGAACACCTCGCCGCCCTGATGGTGACCTATCCTTCGACCCACGGGGTATTTGAGGCCGGGATTCGGGAAATCTGCGACATTGTTCATGCCAATGGTGGTCAGGTCTACATGGACGGAGCCAACATGAACGCCCAGGTGGGGCTATGTCGTCCCGGTGATTTTGGCGCAGATGTCTGCCACCTGAACCTGCACAAAACCTTCTGCATTCCCCACGGTGGTGGCGGCCCAGGCGTTGGCCCCATTGGGGTTGCAGCTCATCTTGTCCCATTTTTGCCGGGACATTCTGTGATTCCCATTGGCGGGAACGCGGCCATTGGGGCGGTTTCCGCCGCACCCTGGGGCAGCAGCAGCATTTTGCCGATTTCCTGGATGTATATCCGGATGATGGGGGCTGCCGGACTGACCAAAGCGACCCAAGCCGCCATTCTCAACGCCAACTACATCGCTAAGCGGTTAGAGGATCATTACCCGATTCTCTACACCGGACAGAACGGGCTGGTGGCGCACGAGTGCATCATTGACCTGCGCCAGTTCAAGAAATCCGTAGGCATTGAGGCAGAGGACGTAGCGAAACGACTGATCGACTATGGCTTCCATCCCCCGACGATGTCCTGGCCGGTGGCAGGGACGATCATGGTGGAACCAACGGAAAGTGAGTCGCTGGCGGAACTGGATCGATTCTGTGAGGCGATGATCGCCATTCGGGAAGAAATTCGCCAGATTGAAACGGGCGAGGTTGATCCGAAAAATAATCTCCTGAAAAACGCTCCCCATACGGCAGCCTGCCTCACTCAGGAAACTTGGGATCGCCCCTACAGCCGAACGCAAGCCGTTTATCCAACCCAATGGACACGGGATAGTAAGTTTTGGCCTGCGGTGGCGCGGGTAGACAATGCCTATGGCGATCGCAACCTCGTCTGCTCTTGCTTACCGATGGATGCCTATGCTCAGGATTAATCCCCAGGAGAGGAATCGCTGAAGGGCATCGTCCCCCAACGATTCCCTTCTTCAAGGAATCGTTATGGTCAATTGCGATGGCGAAGTGAATCAGATTTCAAGAATATTGATACACTGATACCACTACGCACTCAGCGTCGCACCTATGGGGGCTGAACATACGTTCGCCCCTTTAATCGTAAGGCTTTCAGAAATGGCGTGCTCTAGATGTAGCGTCTCTCAGAATCTATTGATGGAATAGGGCGAATGATAAAAGCGTCATGCTCGTCCATCAAGGGGTTAGGGCTTGTTTTGAGGGTTCAGGTTGGAGGGAACGATGCGTTGCGCTATCCGGGATCTCAGCTTCTTCCTCCATTCCTTTGGCAAGCAGTTGTGCCGTTGAGGGTAGGCTGGGTTAACATTTGTACTATGTGTCTGCATCTCGTCGCGGAACCCACTGTTGCGACTGTTACAAGGAATTAGGATATGGGATTGTCCGTCGCGTCTGGAAATCCAGCTATTGGCACCGTTAAAGGCCCTGGTGAAAACGGCAACCAGTATGTGTTCATTACCGCCAACAACCAATCAGTGAAGATTGGCGAATTTGCCTACTACGAGGTGGGGCGATCGCTCCCCCGGCAAAAGCCCGAAACCATCCGCATCCTCGGCAAAATCTCGGCACGTCGCCTGATTGATCACTTGCCCGATCGCATCTTTGCCGATACCGAAATCAGCCCAGAGGCGATCGCCGCCCTCGTCGGATTTGCCCATCCCAACCCGGAAATCTTTGAAGTGACGGTGGATGTAATCGGCTACTTTCACGAATCCCTGGGCTTCATGAATCCGCGCATCTCTCCCGATCCGGGGGCAAAGGTCTACCTTGCCGATGATGCCTATCTGCAACGGGTGGTCAACAAAAAGCAGCCCAAGGACATCGGCTCTGCCCACATCGGTTCCCTGCTGCTGCGCGATTTAGATGCGGTTCCCGTGGCTCTAGATGTGAAGGAATTGGTCAGTACCCACATGGCAATTCTGGCAGGAACCGGATCGGGAAAGTCCTACACGGCAGGTGTGCTGGTCGAAGAATTGCTGTCTCCCTATAACCGAGCTGCCGTGCTGATTTTCGATCCCCACGGGGAGTACAGCACCCTGTCCGACATGCGGGGACACTCTGCGTTTACGGCTCGTGACGGCTATGCACCGCAGGTCAAAATCCTCACGCCCGACGATATTCGCATCCGGATTTCGTCCCTGGACTACTACGACATTCTCACGCTGCTGCCGGACATGAGCGATCGCCAACAGTCGATCCTCAATAAAGCCTTTAGCATTCTCAAACGCCATCGGGCTGGGGAATATCGCTGGGGGGTGAATGACCTGATTGCAGCG is from Synechococcales cyanobacterium T60_A2020_003 and encodes:
- the gcvP gene encoding aminomethyl-transferring glycine dehydrogenase; this encodes MPSHCSDFAHVPSEHDAPELSVTSELRGLDYSSANHPTSAKADLDVLQAWSLENQQHASVEFSQRHIGPTDAELDQMLKVLGYAALDDLTDDAVPAGIRLGQSLQLDSARTEVEALSELKAIARQNQVFRSFIGMGYANCITPGVIQRNILENPGWYTQYTPYQPEIAQGRLEALLNFQTMVSDLTGLEIANASLLDEGTAAAEAMAMSYGLSKTKATAFWVSCHCHPQTIEVLQTRAEPLGIAMIVGDHQSFDPDQLEQPIFGALVQYPATNGAIFDYSAFVQQIHDLGGLVTVAADLLSLTLLKPPAEFGADIAIGNTQRFGVPLGYGGPHAAYFATKEAFKRQIPGRLVGVSKDAEGQPALRLALQTREQHIRRDRATSNICTAQVLLAIIASMYAVYHGSAGLKAIATRIHQRTLLLAAGLEGLGYALGQNPVFDTVTVEVGDQQAEILERAIAQRINLRPLGTQSIGISLDETTTLDDVVDLLTIFANGRSLPALPTPNQIETHALAIAQSNLQRQSEYLTHPVFNTYHSETELLRYIYRLQVKDLSLATAMIPLGSCTMKLNATAEMIPITWPEFSQIHPFAPVEQAQGYRTLFRQLETWLAEITGFAGISLQPNAGSQGEYAGLLVIRAYHHHRGEGDRNVCLIPESAHGTNPASAVMAGMKVVAIACDHDGNIDIADLRAKAEKHREHLAALMVTYPSTHGVFEAGIREICDIVHANGGQVYMDGANMNAQVGLCRPGDFGADVCHLNLHKTFCIPHGGGGPGVGPIGVAAHLVPFLPGHSVIPIGGNAAIGAVSAAPWGSSSILPISWMYIRMMGAAGLTKATQAAILNANYIAKRLEDHYPILYTGQNGLVAHECIIDLRQFKKSVGIEAEDVAKRLIDYGFHPPTMSWPVAGTIMVEPTESESLAELDRFCEAMIAIREEIRQIETGEVDPKNNLLKNAPHTAACLTQETWDRPYSRTQAVYPTQWTRDSKFWPAVARVDNAYGDRNLVCSCLPMDAYAQD
- a CDS encoding ATP-binding protein, whose protein sequence is MGLSVASGNPAIGTVKGPGENGNQYVFITANNQSVKIGEFAYYEVGRSLPRQKPETIRILGKISARRLIDHLPDRIFADTEISPEAIAALVGFAHPNPEIFEVTVDVIGYFHESLGFMNPRISPDPGAKVYLADDAYLQRVVNKKQPKDIGSAHIGSLLLRDLDAVPVALDVKELVSTHMAILAGTGSGKSYTAGVLVEELLSPYNRAAVLIFDPHGEYSTLSDMRGHSAFTARDGYAPQVKILTPDDIRIRISSLDYYDILTLLPDMSDRQQSILNKAFSILKRHRAGEYRWGVNDLIAAVREADTTQDDEGNERLGSSAPALEWKLDRLARSPYFHTMEHLAPKDLFAPGQVTVLQMNEISQEEQQVICAAVLRQTNQARMNTQKEYNTPDDENFLPYPVFILLEEAHRFAPAHEPSRCKMILRTILSEGRKFGLGVGLITQRPGKLDSDVLSQCMSQFIMRIVNPVDQESLKYGVESAGRDLLKELPSLTKGQVIISGACVNTPVLCQVRKRHTVHGGETLDAPAMWQDYFQKHHVQARAIAEAPMVGRKAPKTVRGVSIE
- the gcvH gene encoding glycine cleavage system protein GcvH, whose translation is MALEYPDDLRYTDTHEYARFDGEIATVGITAFAVDQLGDIVFLELPDVGSALEQGETFGTIESVKAVEDLHAPVSGTVIDRNEALLDTPEQIADDPYGDAWLLKVRVDDPDEADESTLSAEEYRTQVEGD